The Syntrophaceae bacterium DNA segment AACGATGCCTTTGCGTGATTCGACGCCGATCTCAAATGATTTGAGAAAATCATCACTTGCGAGCAGAGATTTTACCTTGGTCGTGATGACCGTATCGTCAACGTAGTTGCCCACACTTTCACTTGTCCCTGCCAACGAATAGGTTGCAAAGGTGGTGAACAACATCAGAAGCACTAAAAAGTGAATAACAATATTTCTCTATTTCATAGCGTTTACTCCTCCTTGCTTGTTTTTGGTGAAATGATCGGTTGTGAGTTGCGAGACCTTTTCTCACGATGTGATAGCAAGCTTTTATAAGCTCTTCCCGGACATGCCGACCACCTTCCAAATCTTCTCTGTCCACACCCGATGGAGATGGTGCGGAACATCACTTCATAGGGCTCTCTGAGAAGGAGGTTTATCTCTCCCAAGAATGCCTTGAAGAGTTACACGCACACTTCAGAGCCGGCCCATCAGCACCAGAATGATCACAATCAGAAGAACCAATCCAAGTCCACCGCTGGGATAGTATCCCCAGCTTTTACTGTGAGGCCAGGTGGGCAGTGCGCCGACTAAGATGAGAATCAAAATAACGATCAGTATCGTTCCCATGTTTTTCCTCCTTTCCCTTTATTTGACGATCTTGTTTCTTAGCTTACTACCCATTCCCCTTTTTCTGATTCGGAAGTTCTCTTGCTTTATGTCTTCTCCTCAATCTTCAAGTTGATCTTGGGTGGGATGAGCAGGATCATGAGGATAACAATTGCAAAAGGCTGGCCAACAGCCGAAGGGAGTGAGATATTTGGATTGATGCTTTAACAACAGGGGATTAGGTCAATAAGAGAGAATAGCAGAAAAGCATGAAATGATTCGTTTAGCCTCAATATGCTATGGAACCGGAATATATTTAGGGATATACTGAGAAGAGTTAGTCACTTTGTTAACCTGCCTTTCTTTTTTATCACGCTGCCGGGCGGCCCTGAACGAATGTGTGCTTGCTCTCAGGGTGTTCGGGTTGAGGCATAAGATCGTTGCAACCCCGCTCAGATTAGACAACTGCCGGCAGCGCATGCACCTACAGGGCTGTCATGATAACCGCATTGCAGTCTTCTTTGACGTTACCCCCTTCCATTAAAAACGGTAGGTCAATCCGCCAAGAAAGATATCCGTGTCTCGGTTGTAATTGGTGACAATCCGGTGAAAGGAGCCGCGGACTGCGAACTGTGGATGAAATCGCCAGGAGGCCGTGAAGCTGACAGCGCCCGCGACCTTTGTTTTCTCCTCATTGTCACCACTATATTTGTCGCGAGCAAGATAGGGACCGGCCCCGATCCCAAGGGCCAAATGATCCTCGAAGAATGCTCGGACGGCCCAGAGCTCAGTAATAATGCCGTAACGGCCGAAGGGGTTGGTATCGCCTTCATTGAGCCACGCAATCGTCCAATCGACATAGCGCAGGAGACCGCGCCGGTACTCGGCACTCAACGCGGTATCCTTCTCCGATTTGGCGCTGTTCAGGACGGATTGACCGAGAAAAAGTGTGATTTCGTCGTCCGTTCGCGATCAGCCGGTTTGCAGGACGATTCCGGCGATGCAGAGGCTCCCAGCAGGTAGCCGATCCCGAAGGTTCCCGACAAGGTATCAAAACTTCTCTCGGTCGCAATGTAGTTGAAGCGCACTTGTAACAGCAGCGGGCGCAGCCCGTACCAGGTCGCAGTCGCACTGGATATAACGCCGAAACCGTGCCTGTCTTGGAATGTTTCTGTAATGGGGACAACCTGCGTATCCGCATATGCAAAAGGCCCGATGCCGAGAGCCAGGGACAACCGCGAATCGATTAGATCTGTGTGCCCCCAGATCTGGGCGGCAAGTCCGTCGCGATAGTGGTTTATCTGATGCCCCTCGTTGATATAAGAAAAGCTGAATGCTGCATGATCTCCCAAGTCCTGCCTGTAAGTGACTGACCACTGGTTTCTCGCATTGCGCGTATTCGTATCATATGTGCCCCCAACGTTGACGAACATCTCCTGGGCCATGACCGGACAGGATAGCGTAACAAAAAGTAAAACAAGAACGATCTTTTTCATGCAGATCTCCCGATGAAAGAGCTCCTTCAGATTGATTCCATATCTCCCTTGTGCACCTCCCCAACGAAACTCTAAAAAATCCGGTACTCAGGGCCCAAATATTAAGAAGTTGTGGCGTGTTACCCGCTACGGTTCAGATGGATGCCGAAATATGAATAACCTATTTCACAATCAAATTATTATTTACAGATTTGACCCCCCTAACGCTATGTGCGATTTGACCTGCTATGTTAACGGCTTTTTCTGAATCAACGAAGCCGCTCAGTTGAACGGTGCCTTTGTAGGTTTCAACACTGATCTGAAACGACTTGAGAAAATCGTCCTCGGAAAGAAGAGATTTTACCTTGGTTGTGATGACCGAATCGTCAATATATTCACCAGTACTTTCCTTTATGGGTGTCGATGCACAGGCCGCAAAGGTAACAATCAGCATAAGCAGCACTAAAAAGCTGATAATGATATTTCTCTTTTTCATAGCAGTTACTCCTCTCTGTAAGTTTGCAGTGAGCTGTAAAAATAACTGGTTGCGAGATCTTTTCTCCTGAACGTATTGTATTGATTAAAAGGTCTTTCTTAAGCTGCCGACTACCCTCCCGATAAACGGCCTCCACTTTTCCAGCAAGGATGCAAGTTGCAGCAAGAACGCCTTCGATATACGGCCTTGTTACCTCCTTGCGCTTCGTAATTGTTATATACCGATCTGCTCTCATCCATGAAGAGAGACTGGTGCATCATTTCAAATGTCTTACCATGCAATCAAGGACAAGAACTCGCATTGGGGCGAGATGAGCAGAATCATAATACGTGCAACAGCAAATGCCCTGCCAATAACCGGAGGAAGGCCAGAAGATTTGATTTATCCCTTAATGTCAATGGATTAGATTCGTAGGAGGGAACAGCAGAAAAGTACGAAATGATTCGTTAGGCCTCAATATATTCAGGTTCCACAGCATATTGAGGCCTAACGAATCAATTCATCCTTCTCCACTTTTCTTTCATTAATCTAATCCATTGACATTACAGGATGAATCATAATGGCTGTCTTCCCGCCGGTTATTGGCCGGCCATTTGCTATGACATTTTCAAGGTTCTGGTAATCAGATGGATGAAGGTCCTTCTGAGAAGCGCATGGACTTATCACAGAGGATTGCTTCACTGTCCGGCTCCATCAGAATGAAGAGGGGATAACAGCACTGCGACTCCTCTCAAAGTATTGTGGCTGGGAGGCGAGCAAATTGCTGTCTGAACCTGCCCTAACGATAAATTGGGGGAATGGAAATGGATCATAATCACGCAGATCAAGAGTGGAGCAGACTAGAGGCCTATATCGATCATATGTTTGGCAGATATCTCAGGAACAGTCAGGACCTGCTTGAATACAAACCCCGTCAGGCAATCTATCTGCTGGAAACATCAAGGGATGACAGGAAGGACTATCCGTAGGCATTCTGAGCCAAGTAGAGCTCCGAATGCGATATCGCCTATGGCGCTGCACAAAGACTGTTTCGATCGTCGAACCGTCATGAAGGCATCATTTGATATTCATGGCAATTCGGAGAGGTGAATGAAATGCTGGCATCTCAGATAATCTGCATGGAATGCGGATATCAGGGTTTGTTCGATATACAGGAAGTATCTGTTGAAAAAGCGAAGCCAAACTCTTTCAGATACTTGGGACATAACGCTTTTACGGGTGCCATGCACTATCAGTGCCCTGAGTGCAATTCATATCTGAATGTCAATCCGATGGATATTTTCAAGACGTATCCCGTGAGAGGACAACCGAGGCCGGGCCAACCGGTAAAAGATCCTTACAGCGTCCCGGCAGAGATGGATTTTCTCTGGAAGTTGCCCGGTATCATCAAGAACCGGGTACTTGGGTTGACAAGATATATCAGCAAGAGTCTTGGCGCTATTATTTAGAGACGCCTATTTGCTTCTGGATCAATCCCATAGGATCGCAGGGCCTTGATTAAGAAGCGCTTCCATGCGGACCGGACCGATCCGGTCAATTACGATCCGACCCTCAACACAGCCCGATACAGTGTTGAGACAGCCGGCAAGATTTTCAAAGAAGCGTTCAACACAGGTTCCTCGTACGGTTATTCAATAACAAAACGGTAAAGAGCATCCCCATGTATCAGGAAAAATGGCAACAAAAGCACCCCGATAAATATGCCCCGGAAGACGTTGTCTTCGGCCGAATCCACCGAGGAGATACGATATTCATCGGCTCGGCTTGTGCAGAACCGCAGCATCTGGTCCGGAATCTGATTCACTATGTGGAGTCTCACCCCAAGGCATTTGTCGATGCCGAGGTTCTCCATATCCGATCCCTTGGTGTTGCCCCTTATGCGACGGAAAAGTTCAAGCAAAATTTCCGTCATAACTCTTTTTTTGTTGGTGACAGTACCCGTGACGCCGTCAACAGCGGTGTCGCCGACTACACGCCCATCTTTCTCTCGGAGGCCCCGGGGCTCTTCATAAGCGGCCTCGCGCTTATCGATATTGCATTGGTCCAGGCAACACCGCCGGATGAATACGGGTTTATGAGTCTGGGTATCAGCGTAGATGTCGTCAAGGCGGCCGTTCAGCAGGCAACGGTTGTTATTGTCCAGGTCAACCGCTCCATGCCTCGAGTTCTCGGCGATGCTTTCATCCATATCGACGACGTGGACTATATCGTCCCCCATGATGAAGACCTCCTGGAGTACAGTCCGAACGCCCCTGAAGAAACAAGCCAGCAGATCGGCCGGTATGTGTCACGTCTGATTGAAGACGGGGATACCCTTCAGGTGGGTTACGGCAAAATCCCGAATGCCGTCCTGGGGAATCTTTCCGGCAAGAAGCATCTCGGGATCCACACGGAACTTATCAGCGACGGTATTGTAGAACTCATGAGGCAGGGCGTAATCGACAATTCCCGCAAAACACTCGACCCCGGGAAAACCGTAACAACCTTCTGCATGGGCCAAAAGTCGACCTACAAATATCTTCACGACAATCCGGCCTTTGAATTCCGGACCATCGATTATACCAACAACCCTATGAATATTGCCCGCCAGGATAACATGGTCGCCATCAACAGTGCGCTGGAAATCGATCTGACGGGCCAGGCGACGGCAGAATCGATCGGGAGGATCTCTCACAGCGGAGTTGGAGGGCAGGCAGACTTCATGCGGGGCGCGGTCCTCTCCAGGGGAGGAAAGTCAATCCTGGCTATGCAATCCACTGCAGCCGGGGAGAGCGTTTCCAGAATCGTCCCGACACTCCAGGAAGGAGCTGGCGTAACCCTGACCAGGGGTGATGTCCATTATGTGGTGACGGAGCACGGCATCGCATATCTTCATGGGAAAAGTCTCCGGGAGAGAGCCATGGAACTCATTGGCATCGCCCACCCGAAATTCCAGTTGTCACTCATCGAGAAGGCAAAGAAACTGGGACTCATCTACCGGGATCAAGCTTTTATCCCCGGCATCCGGGGCGAGTATCCCGAGCAGTTCGAATCGTATCGGGTGACCGCCAAAGGCTTCAACATCCTCTTCCGTCCCATTAAGATCAGTGATGAACCAAGGCTAAAGGATTTCGTCTATTCCTTGTCCGATCAGAGTCTCTACCGGCGTTTCATGTCCGTACGGAAGGAT contains these protein-coding regions:
- a CDS encoding DUF3309 domain-containing protein, translated to MGTILIVILILILVGALPTWPHSKSWGYYPSGGLGLVLLIVIILVLMGRL
- a CDS encoding BON domain-containing protein, with the protein product MKKRNIIISFLVLLMLIVTFAACASTPIKESTGEYIDDSVITTKVKSLLSEDDFLKSFQISVETYKGTVQLSGFVDSEKAVNIAGQIAHSVRGVKSVNNNLIVK
- a CDS encoding BON domain-containing protein, whose protein sequence is MLFTTFATYSLAGTSESVGNYVDDTVITTKVKSLLASDDFLKSFEIGVESRKGIVQLSGFVDSANAVDKAGHIARSVEGVKSVRNDLIVK
- a CDS encoding GNAT family N-acetyltransferase produces the protein MYQEKWQQKHPDKYAPEDVVFGRIHRGDTIFIGSACAEPQHLVRNLIHYVESHPKAFVDAEVLHIRSLGVAPYATEKFKQNFRHNSFFVGDSTRDAVNSGVADYTPIFLSEAPGLFISGLALIDIALVQATPPDEYGFMSLGISVDVVKAAVQQATVVIVQVNRSMPRVLGDAFIHIDDVDYIVPHDEDLLEYSPNAPEETSQQIGRYVSRLIEDGDTLQVGYGKIPNAVLGNLSGKKHLGIHTELISDGIVELMRQGVIDNSRKTLDPGKTVTTFCMGQKSTYKYLHDNPAFEFRTIDYTNNPMNIARQDNMVAINSALEIDLTGQATAESIGRISHSGVGGQADFMRGAVLSRGGKSILAMQSTAAGESVSRIVPTLQEGAGVTLTRGDVHYVVTEHGIAYLHGKSLRERAMELIGIAHPKFQLSLIEKAKKLGLIYRDQAFIPGIRGEYPEQFESYRVTAKGFNILFRPIKISDEPRLKDFVYSLSDQSLYRRFMSVRKDVPHEVLQDMVIIDYTVEMAILAIVPREEEEEIVGVGRYYMDDVKHSAEVAFAVKDAYHNKGIGSELLSYLTYLAKRQGLLGFNAEVLSDNQPMMHVFEKGGFDLKKSSAAGIWELKMTFR